From the Photobacterium sp. GJ3 genome, one window contains:
- a CDS encoding type VI secretion system ImpA family N-terminal domain-containing protein, translating into MKFTDIALRPISAQSPVGQDPRSLDLFSDLKRNVNRLSSVVSPAPWRDIFSAAEILLTSHSKDFRCASYYCVAACRIEGLKGAVNGLSVLNDLCIVYWHTAYPSVHKPNARIQSFDWIAEQLPIALKKIRVTLKDQALVESGHRFALNLEKELQQQLGSQAPSLGPVRRQFTEWKDYLDELAEKEKSRHKNQTVTAPAPRPTPAAESHPNPAQEPADLESKPKLPAWCYWLATVFVLGSLVFSIAAIRQYLYQRDIPAASAAQLEKITEQLIDAEPYFKNRLKEDVLARTNALMQDWTAFPERVYHHQILEQLAENVNLLYPDSIAAKAAVSQYHAGKATLSGDYQSINQQFKRARTIIANAALVDDSDNTNAAYKFSNTLFPFLGRLDYLEKGHISQDDILKAQKTLSAYQYRLMEIANQYKEQNQ; encoded by the coding sequence ATGAAATTCACTGATATTGCACTTCGACCAATATCGGCGCAGTCGCCTGTTGGTCAAGATCCACGCTCACTGGATCTGTTTTCTGATCTCAAGCGCAACGTGAACCGACTCAGCAGTGTCGTTTCTCCTGCGCCGTGGCGAGACATCTTTTCTGCCGCCGAAATTCTGCTGACTTCCCACAGTAAAGACTTTCGCTGTGCCAGCTATTACTGTGTCGCTGCCTGCCGTATTGAAGGCTTAAAAGGTGCAGTGAACGGGCTGAGTGTGCTCAATGACCTCTGTATCGTTTACTGGCATACCGCCTACCCGAGTGTTCATAAACCCAATGCCAGAATTCAATCTTTCGACTGGATTGCAGAACAGCTGCCCATCGCCTTGAAAAAAATCCGGGTCACACTGAAGGATCAGGCACTGGTTGAATCCGGGCATCGTTTTGCACTGAATTTAGAAAAAGAATTACAGCAGCAATTGGGAAGTCAGGCTCCCTCTCTGGGTCCGGTTCGTCGACAGTTTACCGAGTGGAAGGACTATCTGGACGAACTGGCCGAAAAGGAAAAATCCAGACATAAAAACCAAACAGTTACGGCACCAGCGCCTCGCCCCACTCCTGCTGCTGAAAGCCATCCAAATCCGGCACAAGAACCCGCGGATCTGGAAAGCAAACCGAAACTTCCAGCCTGGTGTTATTGGCTTGCCACGGTATTTGTCTTGGGCTCTCTGGTCTTTTCGATTGCCGCAATCCGTCAGTATCTCTACCAACGGGATATTCCTGCAGCATCCGCTGCACAACTTGAAAAAATTACCGAGCAGCTGATTGATGCGGAACCTTATTTTAAAAATCGACTGAAAGAAGACGTCCTGGCCCGGACCAATGCGTTAATGCAGGACTGGACTGCTTTTCCGGAACGGGTCTATCACCACCAGATTCTGGAGCAGCTCGCAGAGAACGTGAATTTACTGTATCCGGATTCAATCGCCGCGAAAGCAGCTGTTTCGCAATATCACGCAGGAAAAGCGACGCTGTCAGGTGATTATCAGTCGATTAATCAACAATTTAAGAGAGCAAGGACCATCATTGCCAACGCCGCACTGGTCGATGACAGCGACAATACCAATGCCGCATATAAATTCAGTAATACTCTTTTCCCATTCCTTGGTCGCTTAGATTATTTGGAGAAAGGTCACATTAGCCAGGACGACATTTTAAAAGCACAGAAAACTTTAAGTGCTTACCAGTACCGGCTCATGGAAATCGCAAATCAATACAAAGAACAAAACCAATAA
- a CDS encoding type VI secretion system-associated FHA domain protein, whose product MEFDSQGGSIGRSAQCYFHLEDHNKYLSGTHALITSYNGEFYLNDISTNGTFINGKRALKNQPSALQEGDAVSVGRYEFTVHFENQVQHINLADDIMPEMKSIDPVETLDVILPPKPEEMTEGTVEELFLPKDTKADSTEPLYHLQDEDDVSESLLKDEHPQPEVDLAQHHQQRQMLDDSDSIHSEMDIPSLIPENWNFGSDQPKPQAKPVAKPPVQQSAPSPEHVPEPVLPKQQAVVEPVPEPRSVGLPVTTGTLTAVNQSAESAFLDGLGLSAQHRHLCDDNWHKQMGLCLRACLNVMNSELNQSLALAGENGKAQAHLLDSMMSLYQDSVLDPSELVEHIQEELEIHRTRLNQAKAALFQQHLEALSPAVFEEEHRGSWLKNQRTWQAYQAHFAKQQSTWQSEPEDGLNDSLAAKYRELTQEQNA is encoded by the coding sequence ATGGAATTTGACAGTCAGGGCGGAAGTATCGGCCGCAGTGCCCAGTGTTATTTTCACCTGGAAGATCACAATAAATACCTGTCCGGGACACATGCGCTGATCACCAGTTACAACGGTGAGTTTTATCTGAATGACATCAGCACCAATGGCACCTTTATTAATGGGAAGCGGGCTTTGAAAAATCAGCCTTCTGCATTACAGGAAGGGGACGCGGTGTCCGTGGGCCGTTATGAGTTTACGGTGCATTTTGAAAATCAGGTTCAGCATATCAATCTTGCTGATGACATCATGCCGGAAATGAAAAGTATTGACCCGGTCGAAACCCTGGATGTCATTCTGCCACCGAAACCAGAGGAAATGACAGAAGGCACCGTAGAAGAGCTGTTCTTACCGAAAGATACCAAAGCAGATTCTACGGAACCTTTGTATCATCTGCAGGACGAAGACGACGTGTCTGAATCGTTGCTGAAAGATGAACACCCTCAGCCTGAAGTGGATTTGGCACAACACCACCAACAGCGCCAGATGCTGGATGACAGTGATAGCATCCACTCAGAAATGGATATCCCCAGCCTGATCCCGGAAAACTGGAATTTTGGTTCGGATCAACCGAAGCCGCAAGCTAAACCTGTCGCAAAGCCTCCGGTCCAGCAGTCAGCTCCCTCTCCGGAGCATGTGCCAGAACCTGTGCTGCCCAAACAGCAAGCCGTTGTTGAACCCGTGCCGGAGCCGCGATCGGTTGGCCTGCCTGTCACAACCGGGACGCTGACTGCTGTGAATCAATCGGCTGAATCTGCTTTTCTGGATGGATTGGGCTTATCGGCGCAGCACCGGCATCTGTGTGATGACAACTGGCACAAACAAATGGGGCTTTGCCTGAGAGCTTGCCTGAATGTGATGAATTCGGAGCTCAATCAATCTCTGGCTTTAGCTGGGGAAAACGGAAAGGCGCAAGCACACCTGCTCGACAGCATGATGTCGCTGTATCAGGACTCAGTGCTTGATCCTTCAGAACTGGTTGAGCATATCCAGGAAGAGCTGGAGATTCATCGGACGCGCCTGAATCAAGCGAAAGCAGCCCTGTTTCAGCAGCATCTGGAAGCGCTCTCCCCGGCAGTTTTTGAAGAGGAACACCGGGGGAGCTGGCTGAAAAATCAGCGAACCTGGCAAGCCTATCAGGCACACTTCGCGAAACAGCAATCCACTTGGCAATCTGAACCGGAAGACGGTCTGAACGACAGCCTTGCGGCAAAGTACAGAGAACTTACACAGGAGCAAAATGCGTAA
- the tssJ gene encoding type VI secretion system lipoprotein TssJ, translating to MRNYLLGCFAAFALSGCAVWEQFKDTAGLIPETAEIEVQISTDKSLNVRPNGLSSPAILRVYELSSPVLFRSLDFFSLFENDKAALGDEYIKRYEYQLEPGQDLTEFLKLQPETRAVGFAVAFREINGTSWRTIHTVEERKSYFLDVKLKNNVLAVEHTQGVEQIYF from the coding sequence ATGCGTAATTACTTACTGGGATGTTTTGCGGCATTTGCACTCTCCGGCTGTGCCGTCTGGGAACAGTTTAAAGATACGGCGGGTTTGATCCCTGAAACTGCAGAAATCGAAGTACAGATTTCAACCGATAAGAGCCTGAATGTGCGCCCGAATGGACTGTCGTCCCCAGCCATTCTGAGAGTTTATGAGCTCTCATCGCCTGTTCTGTTCCGGAGTCTGGATTTTTTCTCTTTGTTTGAAAATGACAAGGCCGCACTGGGGGATGAATACATCAAACGGTACGAGTATCAGCTGGAACCCGGGCAGGATTTAACCGAATTTCTGAAACTCCAGCCGGAAACCCGTGCTGTCGGGTTTGCCGTGGCTTTCCGGGAGATCAATGGCACCAGCTGGCGAACCATACATACGGTCGAGGAACGGAAAAGTTATTTTCTGGACGTGAAGTTGAAGAATAACGTGTTAGCGGTGGAACACACCCAAGGTGTAGAGCAGATTTATTTCTAA
- the tssK gene encoding type VI secretion system baseplate subunit TssK translates to MSLYNPVVWQDGMFMKPQHFQQLDRFHSQQISLFTAFSAPLNWGISRLEINHELLKMGKIGVTVAEGILQDRTPFALPAEAPAPALLEVDSSTVDKVVYLCCPLPSEQGELYTKSGDGARYHLQEQQVVDCLYDSEDTTTIHVGSLNFRLMLESDDRSAYTSIPVLKISEVKSDGTVLLDDKFIPTCLDIRASAVLTKFVTEFASLLKHRAESIVSRLGVVDQQGVSSVADFMLLQVVNRLEPVFWHIAGLEGVHPETLYRVLLQAEGELATLCAPSRRPESYLPYNQGELTDCMWSLISRNRMNLTVMSEQRAIPLVLKEQGYGVRVANIADREIIHTTTFILAVKADVTLDVLHTRFVSQAKVGSLENIRDLVNYQLPGIAIKPMPVVPRQLPYHAGFTYFELDKASEEWQALAASSGIAMHVSGDFPNLELQLWAVRL, encoded by the coding sequence ATGTCATTGTATAACCCTGTTGTCTGGCAAGACGGGATGTTTATGAAACCGCAGCATTTCCAGCAACTGGATCGGTTTCATTCCCAGCAGATAAGCTTATTCACTGCGTTCAGTGCACCGTTGAACTGGGGGATCAGCCGACTGGAAATCAACCATGAATTGTTGAAAATGGGCAAGATTGGCGTCACGGTCGCAGAAGGGATCCTGCAGGATCGCACGCCTTTTGCGCTGCCGGCAGAAGCCCCGGCGCCAGCATTGCTCGAAGTGGATTCTTCAACCGTCGATAAAGTGGTTTATCTGTGTTGTCCGCTGCCGTCTGAGCAGGGTGAGCTGTACACGAAGTCGGGTGATGGTGCCCGTTATCACTTACAGGAACAGCAAGTTGTCGATTGCCTCTACGACAGCGAAGATACCACAACCATCCATGTGGGCAGCCTGAATTTCCGGCTGATGCTGGAAAGTGATGATCGCTCTGCGTATACGTCTATTCCTGTCCTGAAAATTTCTGAAGTGAAGAGCGACGGCACGGTGCTGCTGGATGATAAATTCATTCCGACTTGTCTGGATATCCGCGCTTCTGCTGTACTGACTAAATTTGTGACTGAATTTGCCTCTTTGCTCAAGCATCGCGCTGAATCAATCGTGTCACGCCTCGGGGTGGTGGATCAGCAGGGCGTCTCTTCGGTGGCCGATTTCATGTTACTGCAGGTTGTGAACCGTCTGGAACCGGTTTTCTGGCATATCGCAGGCTTGGAAGGGGTCCATCCTGAAACCCTGTATCGCGTGCTTTTGCAGGCAGAAGGCGAGCTGGCAACCCTGTGTGCGCCTTCCAGACGCCCGGAATCGTATTTACCTTACAATCAGGGCGAACTGACGGATTGTATGTGGTCGCTGATCAGCCGGAACCGGATGAACCTGACCGTGATGTCAGAGCAGCGTGCAATCCCACTGGTGCTGAAAGAGCAGGGATACGGTGTCCGTGTCGCGAATATTGCTGATCGGGAAATTATCCACACCACCACCTTTATTCTCGCAGTCAAAGCGGATGTCACACTGGATGTGCTGCACACCCGGTTTGTGTCTCAGGCGAAAGTGGGCAGCCTGGAGAATATTCGTGATCTGGTCAATTACCAGTTGCCAGGGATTGCCATCAAACCCATGCCGGTTGTGCCAAGACAGTTACCATATCATGCCGGGTTTACTTACTTCGAGCTGGATAAAGCCTCTGAAGAATGGCAGGCGCTGGCTGCTTCGTCTGGCATTGCGATGCATGTTTCCGGTGACTTCCCGAATCTGGAACTGCAATTGTGGGCGGTCAGATTATGA
- the icmH gene encoding type IVB secretion system protein IcmH/DotU: MSSIEDDVTVVLFQSEPGKPMEVMPAPEVPRNIAVKQLEIKKMGINTLVDEFTWVLACLTCIPSIPWLDDPTPLREQISREIQESEKRLLLANTDRASLLVMRYCVCAAVDEAVYSQEWGEKSNWSTNSLLAEFHNETSGGDKFYTILERLRQDPKRYRHLIEFLYFLLQVGFKGKYGRVERGNEKIADIADTIYQLIREDRLADQEKLQLVNLKAASLSRPLRRVIPPKLIMGVSVGLIAAMYAATYLVIDLKFNQLVQ; this comes from the coding sequence ATGAGTTCAATTGAAGATGATGTAACCGTCGTCCTCTTCCAGTCGGAGCCGGGTAAGCCCATGGAGGTGATGCCGGCGCCAGAAGTACCGCGCAACATTGCGGTGAAGCAGCTGGAAATTAAGAAAATGGGAATCAACACGCTGGTGGACGAATTCACTTGGGTGCTGGCTTGCCTGACGTGTATTCCCTCAATTCCCTGGCTGGATGATCCAACGCCTTTGCGTGAGCAGATCAGCCGCGAGATACAGGAATCAGAGAAGCGCTTATTACTGGCAAATACGGATCGTGCCTCATTACTCGTGATGCGCTATTGCGTGTGTGCCGCGGTAGATGAAGCCGTGTACAGTCAGGAGTGGGGGGAGAAGAGTAACTGGAGTACAAACAGTCTGCTGGCTGAATTTCATAATGAGACTTCAGGCGGTGATAAGTTTTACACCATTCTTGAACGCTTGCGACAGGATCCCAAGCGTTATCGTCATCTGATTGAATTTCTGTATTTCTTATTGCAGGTCGGTTTTAAAGGCAAATATGGTCGCGTTGAACGCGGCAATGAGAAGATTGCTGATATTGCAGATACGATTTATCAATTGATCAGAGAAGACCGGCTGGCCGATCAGGAAAAGTTGCAGCTGGTGAATTTAAAAGCCGCATCGCTCAGTCGTCCGCTGAGACGGGTGATTCCGCCAAAACTGATCATGGGGGTTAGTGTTGGCTTAATCGCTGCAATGTACGCCGCAACCTATCTGGTCATTGATTTGAAATTCAATCAGCTTGTTCAGTAA
- a CDS encoding amino acid adenylation domain-containing protein, producing MHPTQENIFYDQALTPLSTRYNVGSCMLVKHIDPLILQHVWSLLVANLDALRLTFNVSADGEVRQTLSPEIGNDTVHIVDLSASSTPKADAELWLSEDMAQPFDYLGDNLHQLTLIRLDNQTSYLFIKLHHLICDGTGMYQLQQYLHQLYQDIVNQQNHEWLSDIPQYQPAAERARQYLDSPRYEKDQAYWAAFFQQHEMTCLSARYLKKGSHYSIQALPEALKHAMQDYCEQHGVTLQAMLFGAVSVVLSRMNGQTELCFSTVTHGRQGRQGMQVVGMHSNDYPVAITVTPETARLDYIQDCMRTLNSALRHCRYPAAHLSRLARDCGGSLPNVTVNYEAFGKESRGHELTRIYEQDISQALVLRLKDYGRDCPFVLSAHVLDAFFTPEESQALITRVMKVLTTFVENHDRPVGEIDLVSDDEKHTLLTTFNQTEAPYPQDQSLVTLFEAQVARTPDHIALVFEGQSLTYRELNGKANQLARQIRQMYRASHQTELSADTLVALYLDRSPEMVISILAVLKAGAAYVPISPEYPAERSTFILDDTRAPLVITHGLQQASVDALLSGGHDARMILADSDALQAMPDGNLDSGPSPEDLAYVIYTSGTTGQPKGVMVAHPGVVNLSYFMRDSHQLAPQAKVLCFANYVFDASVYELFPSLMFGCELHLATSAIQRDEQALLTYLNEHEVSKAFLPTALFNYLGDKLAGTALKVLHVGGESLNPLAQLPVETLFNQYGPTEATVCATQKAVLPNDVSIGKPISNTQLYVLDEHQQLLPPGAVGELYIGGAGLARGYLNRPELTAARFMVNPFATEADKAKGYTRLYRTGDLVRWLPDGNLEYLGRNDHQVKIRGYRIELGEIASVLSAEPSVQQAVVVDLDREGSKVLAAYVVPAHGDVDTESLRQRLSAQLPEYMVPGSITPIEKMPLTLNGKLDRRALPAPVWVSEDSYRGPRNALEAQLCQVWQQILGIEQVGIDDNFFRLGGDSIQAIKLTAAMRTQLNVDIPLAALFEQPTVAGLSTQLKALSETIEIPALALERYPLSFAQERMLFIEDFAQGTSAYHIPQLFRLESDAALPVLTQALNMVVDRHPVLKSVYGYDEQGVGHQRVVSDVLVVSTQVLADDAALEAAVRADITAPFALREEAGMRVHHYVVDGDSHQEAQHYLLMLWHHIVMDGWSVEICFRELSEAYQALLEHRSPSLPELPLSYGDYAHWQRDYLQGPVRDQQLSYWQEALSGYETLNFPTDKPRPATLDYAGQNLHFSLPAEVSTSLKALAKVRGTTLYTVLLSAFSVLLSKYSHQEDILLGTPTDNRHHSQTQGLIGMFVNSLILRTHVKSEDTIAALIDQTHAVVTGAKAHQDLPFEQLVDALGVTRDQSRHPLFQVMFSVQSFNEADLSNNILPLSPFATTAVDFSPAKYDLSLLLEEGEDTGGL from the coding sequence TTGCATCCCACTCAAGAAAACATCTTTTACGATCAGGCGCTGACGCCATTAAGTACTCGGTATAATGTCGGGTCTTGTATGTTAGTAAAGCATATTGATCCCCTGATTCTGCAGCATGTCTGGTCACTGCTGGTAGCGAACCTGGATGCACTGCGTCTGACCTTCAATGTTTCTGCTGATGGTGAGGTGCGGCAAACCCTGTCGCCTGAGATTGGGAACGATACCGTTCATATCGTGGATCTTAGTGCCAGTTCGACACCTAAAGCAGATGCGGAGCTTTGGTTGAGTGAGGATATGGCGCAGCCATTCGACTATCTCGGAGACAACCTCCATCAACTGACGTTGATCAGGCTGGATAACCAGACCAGTTACCTTTTTATTAAACTGCACCATTTAATTTGCGATGGTACGGGGATGTACCAGCTTCAGCAGTATTTACACCAGCTTTATCAGGATATTGTGAACCAGCAGAACCATGAGTGGCTGAGCGATATTCCTCAATATCAGCCTGCTGCTGAACGGGCCAGACAATATCTGGACTCACCTCGATATGAAAAAGATCAGGCGTATTGGGCGGCGTTTTTTCAGCAGCATGAGATGACTTGCCTTTCCGCCCGGTATCTTAAGAAAGGGAGTCATTACTCAATTCAGGCTTTGCCGGAGGCGCTCAAGCATGCCATGCAGGATTACTGCGAACAACATGGCGTGACGTTGCAGGCGATGTTGTTTGGCGCAGTGAGTGTGGTGCTGTCACGGATGAACGGCCAAACCGAGCTCTGTTTCAGTACGGTGACCCATGGCAGGCAAGGACGTCAGGGCATGCAGGTCGTCGGGATGCATTCAAATGATTACCCGGTTGCGATCACAGTGACACCGGAGACGGCTCGTCTGGATTACATTCAAGACTGTATGCGAACACTGAACAGTGCTTTACGACATTGCCGGTATCCGGCAGCCCATCTGAGCCGGCTCGCACGTGATTGCGGGGGTTCATTGCCAAACGTGACTGTTAATTATGAAGCCTTTGGCAAAGAAAGCAGGGGGCATGAATTAACGCGAATATATGAGCAAGACATCAGTCAGGCACTTGTACTGAGGCTGAAAGATTATGGTCGTGACTGCCCGTTCGTCCTGTCAGCCCATGTTCTGGACGCTTTTTTCACACCGGAAGAGAGTCAGGCATTGATTACGCGAGTTATGAAAGTGCTCACGACCTTTGTTGAGAATCATGATAGGCCTGTCGGTGAAATTGATCTGGTTTCAGACGATGAAAAACACACCCTGCTGACCACCTTCAACCAGACTGAAGCACCATACCCGCAGGACCAGAGTCTGGTCACGTTATTCGAAGCTCAGGTGGCAAGAACGCCAGACCATATTGCACTGGTGTTTGAAGGGCAGTCTCTGACCTACCGCGAACTGAATGGTAAAGCCAATCAGCTGGCGCGGCAGATCCGGCAGATGTACCGGGCGTCTCATCAGACAGAACTGTCTGCGGACACACTGGTGGCGCTGTATTTAGACCGCAGCCCGGAGATGGTGATCAGTATTCTGGCGGTGCTGAAGGCGGGGGCGGCCTACGTGCCCATTTCGCCGGAATACCCGGCGGAGCGGAGTACATTTATTTTAGATGATACCCGGGCACCACTGGTGATCACTCATGGCCTGCAGCAGGCGAGCGTCGATGCTCTCCTGTCGGGTGGACATGATGCGCGGATGATTCTGGCCGACAGTGATGCGTTGCAGGCCATGCCGGACGGAAATCTGGACAGCGGCCCGTCGCCGGAAGATCTGGCGTATGTGATTTACACCTCGGGCACCACAGGCCAGCCGAAAGGGGTGATGGTGGCGCATCCAGGCGTTGTGAATCTGTCCTATTTTATGCGGGATAGTCATCAGCTGGCTCCGCAGGCGAAAGTCCTGTGTTTTGCAAATTATGTCTTTGATGCATCGGTATATGAGCTGTTCCCTTCCTTGATGTTCGGTTGTGAGTTGCATCTGGCCACATCGGCCATCCAACGTGATGAACAGGCATTGCTGACATATCTGAATGAGCATGAAGTCTCCAAGGCGTTCCTGCCGACCGCGCTGTTCAACTATCTGGGGGATAAGCTCGCCGGTACGGCCCTGAAAGTCTTGCATGTTGGCGGAGAATCGCTCAATCCGCTGGCCCAATTGCCAGTTGAAACCCTTTTCAATCAGTACGGTCCGACTGAGGCAACGGTTTGTGCGACTCAGAAAGCTGTGCTTCCGAATGACGTAAGTATTGGGAAACCCATCAGCAACACCCAGCTGTATGTGCTGGATGAACATCAGCAACTGCTGCCGCCGGGTGCGGTGGGTGAGCTGTACATCGGTGGGGCCGGTCTGGCCCGGGGCTATCTCAATCGGCCTGAACTGACGGCGGCGCGCTTCATGGTCAATCCGTTTGCCACGGAAGCCGACAAGGCGAAAGGCTATACACGGCTGTACCGCACCGGCGATTTGGTGCGCTGGCTGCCGGACGGCAATCTGGAATATCTGGGCCGGAACGACCATCAGGTGAAGATCCGGGGTTACCGGATTGAGCTGGGTGAAATTGCCAGCGTGCTCAGCGCTGAGCCCAGTGTACAGCAGGCGGTGGTGGTCGACCTGGACCGGGAAGGCAGCAAAGTGCTGGCGGCCTATGTGGTTCCGGCCCATGGTGATGTAGATACTGAGTCACTGCGTCAGCGTCTGTCGGCCCAACTGCCGGAATATATGGTGCCGGGCAGTATCACACCGATAGAGAAAATGCCGTTGACCCTCAACGGCAAGCTGGACCGCCGGGCACTGCCTGCGCCGGTGTGGGTGAGCGAAGACAGCTATCGGGGACCGCGCAATGCACTGGAAGCCCAGTTATGTCAGGTATGGCAGCAGATCCTCGGGATTGAGCAGGTCGGCATTGATGACAACTTCTTCCGGTTGGGGGGCGATTCGATTCAGGCGATTAAACTGACCGCTGCTATGCGGACGCAACTGAATGTGGACATTCCGCTGGCAGCACTCTTTGAGCAGCCAACAGTGGCGGGGTTAAGTACACAGCTGAAAGCTTTGTCGGAGACGATTGAGATTCCGGCACTGGCACTAGAGCGTTATCCGCTGTCCTTTGCTCAGGAGCGGATGTTGTTTATTGAGGACTTTGCACAGGGAACGTCCGCCTATCATATTCCACAGTTATTCCGATTAGAGAGTGATGCGGCATTGCCTGTACTGACGCAGGCGCTGAATATGGTGGTTGATCGCCATCCGGTTCTGAAAAGTGTCTATGGCTACGATGAGCAAGGGGTGGGGCATCAGCGTGTTGTGTCTGATGTACTGGTTGTTTCAACTCAGGTTCTGGCTGACGATGCAGCCCTGGAAGCGGCTGTTCGCGCCGACATCACCGCCCCTTTTGCTTTGCGGGAAGAAGCGGGCATGCGTGTGCATCACTACGTGGTGGATGGGGATTCGCATCAGGAAGCGCAGCATTACCTGTTGATGCTCTGGCACCATATCGTGATGGACGGCTGGTCTGTGGAAATATGCTTCCGTGAGCTCAGCGAAGCTTATCAGGCGCTGCTGGAGCATCGCTCCCCAAGTCTGCCTGAGCTGCCGCTCAGTTACGGCGATTATGCGCATTGGCAGCGGGATTATCTGCAGGGTCCGGTACGGGATCAACAGCTGTCTTATTGGCAGGAGGCGCTCAGCGGCTATGAAACACTGAACTTTCCGACGGACAAGCCCAGACCTGCTACTTTGGATTACGCGGGTCAGAACCTGCATTTCAGCTTGCCAGCTGAGGTCTCTACATCGCTGAAAGCCCTGGCCAAAGTTCGGGGGACAACCCTGTATACGGTGCTGCTGAGTGCTTTCAGTGTCTTGCTGTCGAAATACAGTCATCAGGAAGACATTCTGCTGGGAACCCCGACGGATAACCGCCATCACAGTCAGACTCAAGGGCTGATCGGGATGTTTGTGAATTCTCTGATACTGCGTACGCACGTGAAATCTGAAGATACCATCGCAGCATTGATTGATCAGACTCACGCCGTGGTGACCGGAGCCAAAGCCCATCAGGACCTGCCATTCGAGCAATTGGTGGATGCGCTGGGCGTGACGCGGGATCAGAGCCGTCATCCGCTGTTCCAGGTGATGTTCAGTGTGCAGTCTTTTAATGAAGCTGATCTCAGTAACAATATATTGCCGTTGAGTCCGTTCGCCACAACGGCAGTCGATTTCAGTCCGGCGAAGTATGATCTCAGCCTGCTCCTGGAAGAAGGAGAGGATACGGGCGGTCTGTGA